Below is a genomic region from Pseudochaenichthys georgianus chromosome 13, fPseGeo1.2, whole genome shotgun sequence.
TCGCGATGCCGTCTACAGCACACATCCCTGACCTCATAGGCGGAGAGAACCGATCCCTCGCTTCACAGTGCATTAAGACAAAAATTCAGTGTACTCcgattgtaaaaaaaaagaaatatataacacaacacaaacCAAAAGAACCAAGAAAAGAAACAACAGCATCTTCAGCAGCCTTCTGGGTCTACAGTGGGCAGTTGCCACGGGAAACCTGCAGTTTACCAGAGACAGAAACAACTCCCTGGACGTGTTGGAAATCATGTCTGCCCTTCATCGGCAGTCGGACGGTCGCTTGATAAGAGATCAGTGAGGCTATGTATCTCTTTACTGACGGGCATGCTGTCTTAACATCGCACATCTGGGAGTGAGACGAGCAGAAGCTGCAGTGGACCCCGGACGAACAGTCCCCATGTTTCAGTGTTTCCTTTTCTCACTGTCTCAGCAGTACGTTGTTAGTCTTAAGTGCTCTTGCTTGGACTGGGTTTGGGTTTGGAAGACCACAGGCTGAGCAGTAGCAGCTCATCTGAGAACCCAATTATTCATTTTGGTTACAATTTTAAATTTTAGGCAAATTTGAACTGGGCGTTTTACTACAGATTTAGAGCATTGGGGATATGTTGGGGCATGGGGAGGATGGCCAAGCATGGCGACGAGGCGTTTGAGGTATCGCTGCGTAGATCTGCACTGCAGCCTGTGGTGTGGTCACAGATATGTACTAATCTAGAGGTCTCACTGCAGTCTGCATCATAGATATGGTGGGTTCCCTTTTCTAGCACCACATGTGGCATTAGCGTGTTGTTTCAGTGTGtacgcgtgcatgtgtgtgcgcaTTCCCTGTTCTGCTCTGAGACTGGATATATAAGGTAACCCTTCACTGTAATGATATTAATGCCTGGGGCGGCTCTCTTACTGGACTTAAATAAGACATATATTACACTTTGTGACATTACTATTCATATtcaattcatttaaattaaaacaaaaaatagtCTCATTTACATTCATGTCAACCTGAATTCacagataaaaaaacaaaacaactgaGCTTTTTATGGGTGAACTCATCAATAAATAATGATGATGGTGAGGATTCGTATAATCGTGACAATATCAGATAACATCAGAATCCTTACAGCAGACTGCAAATTAAGACGCCATAGATCCTGTGTGTGTGCCGCAGCTTGCACGGTATCACTCTCGTCGGTTTCGCACTACGTGAGGTCATCAACGTGCGCCTCGGCATTCTATCTCAAACACTAGAGCTGCGTATGGGGGGGGGTGCTGCGTGCCGTGACACCCCTGCAGCGCTGCACTGCTCGTAGGATACATCACAGGGTATACAGAGGGTGGTGTGCAAACGAAGAAACGCCCAGCTCATTCTCTCCGCCCCTCACCCCTTCCCGAGTTCACCTCACCCTTCCTTCATCTCCCAGAaagaggggaggaggggggagttgAGATCATACGACGGGGGAGAGAATAAATGGGGTTACGGGGGGATTTGACGACGTTTCTTTTCTCGCACACCAGGCTTAAGTTTGCAGTCTTGCTCATTATAAAAACCCTTGTAAAAAGGGGGGGAGGGGTGAGGGGAAGGCAAGGCTGTGGGCAAGTAGTGAGAGAGGCTTCGGGGGGAGGCGGGGCGGAGGGGCAAATCAAAActagaagaaaaacaaaaacccTACAGGAGGGTGTGGGCttcagggggagggaggggttAGGGTTACTTCCATAAGGGATTTTGGGTTGTACCCTGTAAACGCACACCCTCCCCCCTGTGTGCCCATGCCCTTCCCTTCCTCCCCCTACTTCCTGTCACCTCTCAGGCAGTCGGCCTGTCTACATGGCATTCAGCTCTGTCCACACAATACACAAACGAACAAACAGACAGCTTAATTTACTaatcaaaacaataaaacgAAACAATAAAAAATCCGAAAGGTCAAGACGTTAAGTAATAAAACCTTATTTACACAtttagttacacatttttttcttGGTTTTTCAGCGTGATAACTCGCTCCATTGCCTCCTCGTCTTCTCAGCACATTTTTGCTTTGCGtcaacatttctttttttttatagagAATACTGAAAACACGCAGAAGAAAACGGCGCAGACGATTCTTTCTGACATTCttgctctcctctccttttTCCATTCTCACTTTCAATTTTTGATACTCCTCCCCCAAGCCCCCACTCTTTTTTTCCCCTCTTTTCCTCCTCGTTTCTCATTGGCTGTCAGGTTTAGCCCACCTTCTGTGGGTTGGTGGCACGTACCCCCTGCTCGTAGGTGATTCGCTGGCTGATCAGGTACTGTGCAGCCTGCGTGGCGGCCTGAGACCCCGTGATGGTCACCTTCCTGTTCCGAGTTCCAGGGATGAACTCGCCTTTCTTGGAGATCTGGATCCTGGCGCCGGTCAGCTCCTGGTACTCCACTAGCGTCTTCCCTCCTTTCCCCAAGATGGCTCCCACCAGGTTTTCTGGCACGGCAATCTCCACCACTTCCTTTGCTCCTTCTCCCAGCTTCTCCTGGGCCAGTAGAGATGACCCCAACAGGGGCGACGCGGCGCTCAAGTAGCCGTTGGTGGCTCCTGCGGCAGCCAAGGATCCCAGAGAGAAGCCCCCGAGACTCGCTGCTTGGTGAACGCTGGTGGATGCATCACTGGCATAGGATGCTAACAAATTagctgcggcggctgctgctggGTTAGCATTAGCTGCTACCGCTGCTAACACTCCTGAGGCTGCCGCGGGATTCAGACCCAAGCCCAGGGAGTTGGTGTTGTAGCCGTAGCTGGCCAGGGTGTTGAGGGCGGAGGTGATGGCCAGCAGGTCGTTGCCTGAGAAGCTGGACATGGTGGTGGGGAAGGCCCCGACCCCGGCCAAGCTAGCCTGGCCGAGCAGAGAAGAAGCGGCGGATGCTGCAGCGGCGGCCGCGGACGGCATCACCTCGGTGGAGTTGGCGTACGGGGAGCCGGTGGGGTTGGAGTTGGCGACGGGGCCTGTGATGTTGGAGTAGGAGATGTTGAGGCAGGAGGAGCTCTGTGGGTCCTCCTGGATCTTCTGGACGATGATCTCCACGGCTTTGCGGTTCTGCTCGGGCTCCCCGCTGATGGTGACCACCCGTTCCTGCAGGTTGATACCCTCGGGTTTCTGGGATAGCTGGACCCACGCCCCGGACTGCTCCATCACCGCCTTCACTGTCGCTCCACCTTTACCGATGATCAGCCCCGCCGTGCTGTTAGGGACGATCAGCTTGGCCTGGGAGGGAGAAGGAAACATGGTGGTTATTGCTTGAAGGCTATTGATCAGCATATTACATCGACTAAATCAAGGAAAGTTAGTGTAATGAGAACATGATTTTAAAtgagtctttgtgtgtgtgtgtgtgtgtgtgtgtgtgtgtgtgtgtgtgtgtgtgtgtgtgtgtgtgtgtgtgtcagcaatGTAATGATGTCGTGAATGATAGATATATGCCGTAGACGCACATGACATTACAGAGTGAGCACGGCAGTGTGTCCGCCACCTGAACACATAACTAGCAAAGAggtttgttttgtttgaacagaggagaaagagaagaagAGCAAGTTGGTGAGAGAACAGGTGATGAAGAGgtagagagaagtacacagagtgGGAGGAAAGGATGGACAagcaggagagagagacagagagagagagagggattcTAAAGAGCCTTGTGTGGCTCCCAGGGGTCAGTGTTACCATGGAAACACAGCTCCAGCATTCAAAGGGTAGTGAAAGGGAGAGAggcaatgacacacacacacacacacacacacacacacacacacacacacacacacacacacacacacacacacacacacacacacacacacacacacacacgctccatGTCCTAATACAGTGCAGTATATTCATTTCACATATTTGCATGTACAAATTATGCATACTTCTTTCATACAGTACTTGTGTTCGTCCGTCAAGTtgtgcactgtatatatataacattGCTGTGTTGGGCAATGGATGGATATGAAGCACCCGtttctcttttatttatcaCTGACTAATATTTCCATTTCTACAATTAATCCCTAGAAAATATCGTCTAAAAATGGGAGTGGGAAAGAAACACCCGCTGTTAGACTTTGCAGACAGTTAGATGCCCGAGAAGCAagctaacacactacaggaaagtgaAAGTTCAgaaaagcataataggtcctCTTTAAGTTGAAAAACTGaaatatttttcaaatgagCTTAACTCCAATAAACTGCAGTTTTGCCCAAAAGCAGCCACATGAAAGCCCATGCATCAGACACGGTAGTATGCAGGACAGGTGTGATGTGGAGTGTTCCTGTTGCTAAGCAGTGAGTGCCCGtcgctgtgctgcagcaccagcTCCTGCACATTCAGAGCTTCACTCTGCTGAATGGAGTGAGACCAGAGGAAAGTGTGAGACTGTCGAGAGCAACAAAACTTCTGCTGCAACTTATGTTGTTCTGCTCTTCAGGGCAAACGAAATGACGCAAAGTCGTTTCTCACAAACAAGGACACCTGTAGAAGTCATTGACTTCCATTAGCCGCCTCGCACATGAATGTGTGTGCGCTGCAGCATTGATCCCACTCTCTGAGACTCACACTGCATGTCTGTCTGAACATCCAATACGCATACTGAGCAGAAAGGGAGAGTATGGGCTGGAGTagcgggaggagagagagataaaAGGACATGGCCTTGATGAAGAAAAGAGGAGGAAAGAATAAAAGGGAGGGGGAGCCGGGTGATTGTGAGAAAAGTGGACGAGATGCACAGTTTATGTGTTGTTGTTACATGCAGAGTGAAATAAAGCGAGAGGAAAGGGAATCAAAGAAACATCCACACAGAGAGGGATCAATTCGTACAATAGAACGTGAAGGCCATTCCAATCAAGCCGCCTCCCCCgcctcccccctccctccctctatcTGTTTGCTGCAGTTTGAAGCAGAACCACCTCTGCGCAGCGATGCAGCGGTTTGCCACGCCGCATGCCACGGCTCCACCTCTGCACCGCGGCTTTCCACCAGAAGCATTTACATAGAAATTGAAAATGAATAAGAGGCGTGCAGGAGGGAGCGGATAGTGGAGCGGCTTCAACCCTGCAGACGGCGTAAACAACTCCCCTCTCTGACTGCAACATTAGAGAATGATCTCTCCCCTGTGAGTGCGAGGCGTCGCTGCGTCGCTCTCTGGGATTAACAGGTGCACTGTTTACTTCGCCCTTTTCTTCATTCATCTTTGCTCTCTGGCAGTTTGTACCTCAGTGCTTTCTATTGATTAGTGGTGTTACTGTGAGTCTGTTTACGTGCTGCTGCTATCAGACACGCTGCCGTCCTGTGTAGATTAGTGAGAGGAACAAAGTGCTTGCAAAGTGTGAACACTGCTGGGGCTGAGACACTCCAGTTGCCTTTCAGAATGCACAAAATGGGAAATGAAAAGTGACACGGAAAAGAATCCCACGGAAATTCAAACCGATGTGCACTGCATTACTGACCCCAGATTAAGAAACCCTAACACTGGTTcccagaggcggatttaggattgtaggagatccggggcttagcccaggagttgttggggggggggggggggggtgcagggttAAAGtactatattttttttttaacaagtggggggtggaccaaacatcctttaggggggtcgtcacctcctctaggggggtccgggggcatgcttccccgggaagatttttttttcttaaatattgaagttaaaagcatcaatctggtgcactttgagagcaacattaaccctaccttaataataccttaaaggggacatatcatgctatatttgaacaatatattgtagggccatacctatataaagtatataaatagtttttctttcaaaataccaaacagatcctgcattttagccatgcctcattttgctctatttgctctttccagcgctgtttttgcagggggctgattctgtgagctgcaccacgcccccctgcaggagaggggagcgtgctttgagatcagctgctgggctgcagcggggagaagagggggagaaaaagagatctccctcctccgtgttttattcttatattattattatatagagtcgttattcatttgttttaaagctcaataaataacaaagaagacctttgccggcacttttctaattttgtccggaagatttaaactttaacggacatgttgaccggcgaaataaaaatctaactgaaactctgccgcacggtcccctcgttccttggaagagccggagaggagggtgtCTGTCATctactggtggactaccggagagaattacagcgagggagggattgcattgaattacagcagcgggagcaaacgcttccctcggggagggagaaaaagagccagagcagagtataaagggcaaccatgcgcgggaagtcttcttcgctacttttgtggcagactacagcgccacttacaggccaggcatatgtactacagcgtctccagcgcaatggccggccgtggcccaaccccacattcccctgataggtggagaattgaccaataagcagagcaccacttctgtgacgtagaaaataattcaagatcagtctgtatcagatccgttgcagccccgtttttagagatttgcgtatggaggaaaagagagagggttgtgttttctgtacaacaagaaaaagctaataaaagtcccaaatgcataattccaggtttgttgttatttacttttgaacagtagtgcaagtttcagttaaaaaataaggaactctgacattttgaataattaactgtattaaacagttaaaaacaaaccacaaacagcaccacacacactcagatggccatattatctataatggctgatgtcaaacaaaaaggtttcatcaagctgtaaaactaaaaagaatgtcttgaaaatataacatcataaataataagaaagtgtttccagagcgcaaagtcgttgaaaaaatatgccaaaagcttccgttatttattttggtctctcggctctcatgtctattggtttattcaaaacagcggggatcagctgttgaactgctgttgtcttttgccgggctccggtgattggcaaatctgggtgatgccttctgatgtgatttagcatgtttggcgtgtgttcccattagcataccgcaccgctatcgaacaaagccgacacaccgtcctcttccgatccactgcgcattgcttatcgttttatagatctattctcatccaccatctttgtttgtgacgtaaagagtgtaagagtcacgtttctgaatcgggcactctgagtggatgcagtcacagcccaTCGGATTCAGAGTggtgcctgtcagttccgttgcctaTATaagctattagcttaaaactcgtcaggcactaggaaggatgacttcttcttcagggcagggaaggctacgcagtacgcaggctaatgtcccgcagcggctgcctctctggtggactccggtactgcacattactcccgagacatttaaaaaaaaataaggttttttttttttaagtgaaacatccgggg
It encodes:
- the LOC117457523 gene encoding RNA-binding protein Nova-1-like; amino-acid sequence: MFPSPSQAKLIVPNSTAGLIIGKGGATVKAVMEQSGAWVQLSQKPEGINLQERVVTISGEPEQNRKAVEIIVQKIQEDPQSSSCLNISYSNITGPVANSNPTGSPYANSTEVMPSAAAAAASAASSLLGQASLAGVGAFPTTMSSFSGNDLLAITSALNTLASYGYNTNSLGLGLNPAAASGVLAAVAANANPAAAAAANLLASYASDASTSVHQAASLGGFSLGSLAAAGATNGYLSAASPLLGSSLLAQEKLGEGAKEVVEIAVPENLVGAILGKGGKTLVEYQELTGARIQISKKGEFIPGTRNRKVTITGSQAATQAAQYLISQRITYEQGVRATNPQKVG